One part of the Mya arenaria isolate MELC-2E11 chromosome 3, ASM2691426v1 genome encodes these proteins:
- the LOC128227652 gene encoding cotranscriptional regulator FAM172A homolog, which yields MGQTLAWIQRKVMAEEEHVFPDTLEGFGYHFNTEGLLRTIDQDEEFKFEVREGDHAYNQKHYNALGELIEKKIYSMMERDYKLQRTYLPMNAEEGEPRTFVFHSGDLYTNADKMLILVHGNGVVRAGQWARRLIINDCLNSGTQFPFIKWGRENGYSVIVANPNLNTLETPEARKRKTPIKIRNNSTPEEHLESVWRELVQRTPAKHVAIVAHSYGGVASLELAKNHLREFEERVFAMALTDSVHSLRQQEAEPDLVQFYKQHVVNWASAYDPLDAPLQTSEDEVPTVSAGTDKHEYTSYSSMHSIFKYFCARYEQTVHPTSRPFKVGEPNSLTEPTSSESQHLITRGQGEGEYSPEHPTQTPIGENGSNGDMDTDKQTDTSAETETQKKEVKSEL from the exons ATGGGTCAGACATTGGCATGGATTCAG agaaAAGTGATGGCTGAAGAAG AACATGTTTTCCCGGACACCTTGGAAGGGTTTGGTTATCACTTTAACACAG AGGGTCTATTGCGGACTATAGATCAGGATGAAGAGTTCAAGTTTGAGGTGCGGGAGGGGGACCACGCCTACAACCAGAAGCACTATAATGCCCTCGGGGAG TTGATAGAGAAAAAGATTTACAGTATGATGGAGCGAGACTACAAACTGCAGCGAACCTACCTGCCC ATGAATGCAGAGGAGGGGGAGCCACGTACGTTCGTGTTTCACAGCGGTGACTTGTACACGAACGCAGACAAGATGCTCATCCTTGTGCATGGGAACGGTGTAGTCCGAGCAGGACAGTGGGCTCGCAG GTTGATAATCAATGACTGCCTGAACAGTGGAACCCAATTCCCATTCATCAAATGGGGTCGGGAGAATGGTTACAGCGTTATAGTGGCTAACCCTAATCTCAATACCCTCGAGACCCCGGAGGCCAGGAAAAGGAAAACACCCATCAAGATAAGG AACAACAGTACCCCTGAAGAACACCTGGAGAGTGTATGGAGGGAACTGGTACAGAGAACCCCGGCTAAACACGTCGCCATTGTAGCCCATAGCTATGGTGGAGTGGCTTCCCTTGAACTG GCAAAGAACCACCTACGCGAGTTTGAGGAACGAGTTTTTGCCATGGCCTTGACCGACTCTGTCCACAGTCTCCGGCAGCAGGAGGCAGAACCAGACCTTGTACAGTTCTATAAACAG CATGTGGTTAATTGGGCGTCAGCGTATGACCCCCTGGATGCCCCGCTGCAGACGTCAGAGGATGAGGTGCCCACTGTGTCTGCAG GGACGGACAAGCACGAGTACACAAGTTACTCCAGTATGCATTCCATATTCAAATACTTCTGTGCACGATATGAGCAAACTGTCCATCCCACAAGCCGCCCGTTCAAGGTTGGCGAGCCCAACTCCCTGACAGAGCCCACATCATCGGAGAGTCAACACCTCATCACACGAGGGCAGGGGGAGGGGGAATACTCACCAGAACATCCTACGCAGACTCCGATTGGTGAGAATGGATCCAATGGTGATATGGACACTGACAAACAGACAGATACAAGTGCTGAAACTGAGACCCAGAAAAAAGAAGTTAAAAGTGAATTGTAG
- the LOC128228993 gene encoding protein AF-9-like — protein MMTTDVQVKIELGHRASPRTKPTKEGFTHDWTVYVRGPEQYNISNFVEKVVFTLHPSFTNPKRVCKEPPYQVQEHGYAGFRLPIDIYFKSKQEPRKVHLEYNLFLNTADPVSHSRCEKLTFQNPTEEFKKKVLKSGGVLMLPQEEAQFKDLFGPPIKTTQIESPKKPKTSTISSKDKPPRLSLDEGIKSSHGSSSGASSKGKDRDGKSASSSRLDKETDSKDKPSKDRHSSKDSSSSSSRKHTESSAPTSSSSSSRKRHSLSPTRHLSGKKLKRSSSSSSFSEKKSKERDKDKDAEKERDKERAREREREKELERENEREREREKEREREKEREREKEREREKEKEREKEREREKEREREKEREKEKEREKERKEKEKEREKERQREKDRYRKERREKENESRSEKSHKKHFRSEKAKIKDIDESSQMSENRKESVKKDKEHSPEEIKRKADKERMKEISHRKSISPKEMSKKDDKDTIGNTIPEKTSHKVKPSHHPRDKKAEHKSASREDRTIHEKLETVKPTEHKKSVEKEKPKQKKSSESSHRQMSYKHKHKQLSKVTSRELKHDLSLSDDSDSSSVVSSISSSTATTVGRSRSVSPVVLSECEVEEPLRPHSPSPTSSPPSSPASSKASTANKSALGKLIDQLSEEESEEEVDPDPVFTNHTSPRGTILTPEEGRQPEGQGKPDLRPGEHSSRRQRKRSSEQGLKPASERSIVKHERLIHSESSGFDIDGYHTSEVIPNRPGGNMNIGDEAPQGAYASPNGEDLTDLVALQRQLMTIQDPAVLVKVVLLIKKVGKFSVGSSTFDFDLCALDSATIQQIRNFISQC, from the exons atg ATGACAACAGATGTACAAGTAAAGATTGAGCTTGGTCATCGAGCGAGTCCGAGGACAAAACCCACCAAAGAGGGCTTCACACATGACTGGACGGTCTATGTGAGGGGCCCAGAGCAGTACAATATCTCGAACTTCGTGGAAAAAGTTGTTTTTACCCTGCACCCATCATTTACTAATCCAAAAAGGG TGTGCAAGGAGCCGCCATATCAGGTCCAGGAGCATGGCTATGCTGGCTTCAGATTGCCCATCGACATATACTTCAAGAGCAAACAAGAACCTCGAAAAGTCCACCTGGAATACAATCTCTTTCTTAACACTGCAGACCCAGTCAGCCACTCACGCTGTGAGAAGCTTACCTTCCAAAACCCAACAGAGGAGTTCAAGAAAAAAGTCTTAAAGTCTGGAGGG GTTTTGATGCTACCACAGGAGGAAGCCCAGTTCAAGGATTTGTTTGGGCCGCCTATCAAAACCACTCAGATTGAATCTCCAAAGAAACCCAAAACTTCCACTATATCATCAAAG GATAAACCACCTCGCCTAAGCCTAGATGAGGGTATCAAGTCAAGCCATGGATCAAGCAGTGGGGCTAGCAGTAAGGGAAAGGACCGGGACGGCAAGTCTGCTTCCTCCTCCCGCCTGGACAAGGAGACCGACAGCAAGGACAAACCCTCCAAGGACAGGCACTCTAGTAAAGATTCGTCTTCCTCATCCTCTCGCAAACACACAGAGTCATCTGCCCCTACTTCATCATCTTCCTCTTCTAGGAAGAGACATTCACTGTCTCCTACCAGGCACTTGTCTGGAAAAAAACTGAAGAGGAGCTCTTCATCTTCATCATTTTCAGAAAAGAAAAGCAAGGAAAGGGACAAAGATAAGGATGCTGAGAAAGAAAGGGATAAAGAGAGGGCAAGAGAACGAGAAAGGGAAAAGGAGTTGGAAAGGGAAAATGAACGAGAAAGAGAAAGAGAGAAAGAAAGGGAGCGAGAGAAGGAAAGAGAGCGAGAGAAAGAAAGAGAACGAGAAAAGGAAAAGGAGCGCGAGAAAGAAAGGGAACGAGAAAAAGAAAGGGAACGGGAGAAAGAACGGGAGAAAGAGAAGGAaagagaaaaagaaagaaaagaaaaggaGAAAGAACGAGAAAAAGAAAGGCAAAGGGAGAAAGACAGGTACAGGAAGGAAAGAAGAGAAAAGGAAAATGAAAGTAGAAGTGAAAAGtctcataaaaaacattttagaagtGAAAAAGCAAAGATCAAAGACATTGATGAAAGCAGCCAAATGTCAGAAAACAGAAAGGAATCTGTCAAAAAGGACAAGGAGCATTCACCAGAAGAAATTAAAAGGAAAGCAGATAAAGAAAGAATGAAAGAAATTAGTCATAGAAAAAGTATAAGTCcaaaagaaatgtcaaaaaaagATGACAAAGATACTATTGGCAATACCATACCTGAAAAAACAAGTCACAAAGTAAAACCATCACATCATCCAAGAGACAAAAAGGCAGAACACAAGTCAGCCAGTAGAGAAGACCGGACCATTCATGAAAAACTAGAAACAGTAAAACCAACTGAGCATAAAAAAAGTGTAGAAAAAGAaaagccaaaacaaaaaaaatcatcagaATCCTCCCACAGGCAGATGTCTTACAAACACAAGCACAAACAGTTATCAAAGGTGACATCACGGGAACTCAAGCATGATCTTTCCCTGTCTGATGACTCAGACTCAAGTTCCGTGGTCAGTTCCATATCCTCGTCGACAGCGACAACTGTGGGTCGATCCCGGAGTGTGTCCCCAGTTGTGCTCTCAGAATGTGAGGTTGAGGAGCCTTTGAGGCCACACAGTCCCAGTCCCACCTCCAGCCCGCCCTCAAGTCCTGCCAGTAGCAAGGCCTCCACTGCCAATAAGAGTGCCCTAG GCAAGTTGATAGATCAGCTTAGTGAAGAAGAGTCGGAGGAGGAGGTTGACCCTGACCCAGTGTTCACCAACCACACCTCTCCCAGGGGCACCATCTTAACCCCGGAGGAGGGCAGGCAACCAGAGGGACAGGGCAAACCTGACTTGAGACCTGGTGAACATTCCAGCAGGAGACAACGTAAGAGATCCAGTGAGCAGGGTTTGAAACCAGCATCGGAGCGTTCAATTGTAAAGCATGAGAGATTGATCCACAGTGAGAGTTCTGggtttgacattgatggttatCACACCTCCGAGGTAATTCCCAATAGGCCTGGGGGAAACATGAATATTGGTGATGAGGCTCCACAGGGCGCTTACGCTTCTCCAAACGGGGAAGATCTCACTGATCTTGTGGCCCTACAGAGACAGCTTATGACGATACAAGACCCGGCAGTGCTCGTCAAGGTAGTCCTGCTGATTAAGAAAGTGGGCAAGTTTAGTGTTGGTAGCTCCACATTTGACTTTGATCTTTGTGCTCTGGACAGTGCAACTATACAGCAAATACGCAACTTTATCAGTCAGTGCTAG